One segment of Scyliorhinus torazame isolate Kashiwa2021f chromosome 14, sScyTor2.1, whole genome shotgun sequence DNA contains the following:
- the LOC140389429 gene encoding lymphotoxin-alpha-like encodes MGFENESIVIPVAGFYYVYSQVAFVGVNCSKDSLVLESKILYKSPRYDMNLRLELMEVTESVCESANARLKWHRSLRQGGVFRLEKGTHLSVKISPRDKAEMESHKTYFGAFKLQ; translated from the coding sequence ATGGGCTTCGAGAATGAGTCCATTGTCATCCCCGTGGCTGGCTTTTATTACGTCTACTCGCAGGTGGCTTTCGTAGGGGTGAACTGCAGCAAGGACTCTCTGGTCTTGGAGAGTAAAATCCTCTACAAATCTCCCCGCTATGACATGAATTTACGCCTGGAGCTCATGGAGGTCACCGAGTCCGTCTGCGAGAGTGCCAACGCTCGGCTAAAATGGCACCGCTCTCTGCGCCAGGGGGGCGTCTTTCGCCTTGAGAAGGGAACGCACCTCTCTGTCAAGATCAGCCCCCGAGACAAGGCCGAGATGGAGTCCCACAAGACCTACTTTGGAGCCTTCAAACTCCAGTGA